The genomic stretch TAGGCGAGAACAAGCAATTACTTATAGCCATTGTTGTGCGTTCGTTATTTATAGTTAATTAAACATTGAGAATTTATAGGTTCTTTTACAATACTTGTTTCAACATAGTCAGTTTCCATTATCGTATTAAAACACTTTTTCCCCTTATATTTTTTTGCTGGAATATGCTTGCATTCAACAAAGTCAGATTTACAAATTGAACATTCGGTTTTGGTCGCAATTCCGGTAACACTAAGTCCATTTAGTCGATTTTGAGAAATCCTTCTTTTAACAACTTTATCATTTATAATCATTTTTGATTTTAGTCCTTCATCATCACTCCAAAGCCAGCACCAACCTACAATTTTCGGTTTATGTTCTAAAAAGACTGGTGTTGGTAAATCTTCATAAGGTGATTTGATTTCAAAACATCTATCAAATCCATCTTTTAATTCTTTTCTCTTTTTGTCAACGAGTTTATGATTATTGGTGTCTTGAGGTTCTCCCAAATAATTATAAGTTCGAGTTGAGTTATCAATCTTAATATTTATATTCTCTTTATTTACTTTTTCTTTCTTATCTAAAAGTTTTTGAATTTGATTTGAAATAATGTTGGTTAATATTGTTATTGGAATATTAATTAAGGTTATGTTAATCGGGTCGGCAAAAAATTCCGCAATTCCTTTTTTATAAAGATATTGAACAGGAAGTCCATTATCGGGTTCAATTACTACTTCGTAACCTTCAGAACGTAAATGCTTAACAAGAAGTAAAGTATCCCTTGTAATCAGTTTTCTGTTCGGAAATCTGTTTTCATAGGGGTTAAATGTATCTATCTTTATTATTTTCTTCTTTCCCAAGGTTTTTCTTTAATGACGCACAACTTGATTATATGCTGAACTTTATTGAGTATATACAGCCAATTTGGTTGGCTATGCATAGGTTTTGGCAATATTCGTTCGGTATAGTTGCATGTTTAATTTTCTTACAATGCAATATAAACATAATTATAACTCATCGAATAGAGCGCAAAGCATAGTTTTTATGGGGCCGCTATGCCCTAAAAACCAATAGTTAAATCAAAATTTAAATGATGCGGGGAATTACAAATCCTTTACATAGGTGCGCCTACGCTTGATCACCTTGGGGTCAAAATGCTTCCACATTTGGTGTATGGCAACGTTGTCCTCCAGCTCCGGGGTACGGATGCAGTTGACCACCCCACGTTTTTTAAACGTATGGTAGTACTCGTTAAAAATTATGGAAGTCACCCCTTTGTTCTGGTATTTGGGATGAATACCGATCAAGTAGAAAATGGCATCCTTACTGTTTTTACGGGCGCTCAGTAAATGGAAAACGCCAAAGGGGAACAGCTTGCCGTTCGCTTTCTGCAAAGCTTCCGAAAAGGAGGGCATCACAATGGCAAAGGCCACCAAGTTATCCTCCTCGTCCACCACAAATTTGATGTATTCCGGATTTATAAAACTGATGTACTTTTTCTTGAAGTATTCCTTTTGGATGTCCGTAATCTTTACAAAGGAAGAAAGCTTGGCGTAGGAATCGTTAAAAAGGTCGAACATTTTGTCCACCCAGGGCATGATCTCCGAACTTTTCTCAAAGTTCAGTTCCCGAAGGCCATACCGCTTTTTGATCAATATATTGGCCTTGGCGAACAATTTTGGGTCGGCGTTTGCCGCCAAAAATTTGCTCTCGCTGTACTTTTTTTCCACGGTAAAACCATGTTTCTCGTAATGCGATTGATAATATGGATGATTGTACCACGTGATCATACTGCCAATATGGTCAAAACCTTCGGTAAGTACGCCCACCTTGTCCAAATTCGAAAACCCTACGGGGCCTTCCATATAATCGAGCTGGTTTTCTTGGCCTATTTCCCGGACTTTGTCCAGCAAGGCTTTGGACACCTCAAGGTCATCCACAAAATCGAACCAGCCAAAACGCATTTTCTTCAGCCCCTGTTCCTTGACTTCTAGCCAATTAATGATGGCCGCTACGCGCCCCACTATCTTGTTGTCCCTGTAAGCCAAAAAGAACTGCGCATCCGCCGTCTTAAAAACAGGGTTTTCATCCTTGTCAAAAGAGGCCATTTCATCCTTGATAATGGGGGGCACCCAATAAGGGGAATCCTTATAGAGTGAAAAAGGAAATTTTACAAAACGCTTAAGGTCGGATTTGGACTGAACCTGTTTTACGGAAACCATAGGTGCAAATTAATCCCCAATATTATGAATATTGTTTACAGTAGAAAAATGAAGTTGTGGGAAAACTTAAAAATCTATGCCGCCACCATTCTTTTTGTTGCGCCTTTTTGATTTTTTGTTGGCATTCTTCTTGATTTTTCCGTTCATGCCCGATTGCTGTTCGTTGATCGGGATGAGTTCATCCTTGTGAAAATCCAAACGGTACGAAAAACCGAGTACAACGAAAATGCGAGAAGGATCGCTCTTAAAGTTGGAGCCTAAATGAAAATCAGCCTGAAAATTGGGATTGATCAATCGGGCCACACCAGTTCGCAAAATTATATCGGAATAGCGGTCCCCGGAAATTCCCTGCCCTTCAAAAAATACGCTCCAACGTGGGTCACGGAACGCATGTGTTACGGATAGGGCGTAGCGCCATTCCGGAAAATCGGTGGTTATGCGATCGTACGCAATGTTGGAAATCAACACAAATCGTGGAGAAAGTCGGCTTTGTGTCTGGATGCCCCCTCGATACGAAACGGTGGGTTCCCCAGGGTAAAATGGATTGTCCCCGACCACAAAATTGGCGCCTCCATAAACGGATACGGCAGGAATCAAATTTTTCCATTGGAACAAATTATTTGCCCTCCAACTGTAAAGATTGGGTTTGCTACGTTCAGGGTTTTTATAAGGGTCGAACACCAAATACTTTAAGCCGACCCGATTCCTGGAAAAATTCGTCAAGTTGCCTTCGATCCCCAGATCGGGGTAAGTTATGTTCTGGGTGATAAAAGAGCCCTCCGCTATTACTTCCAGTTCTTCAAAAAGTAACCCATACCTAAAAGCATAATCGGCACCAAAAATATTGGAATCCGAATTTAAATCGGCATTGTCCTGCTGCTCGTACAGCATCCCGATTTCCGCCTGTACCACATTTTTCCCAACGGCATAGGCACTGGCAGCCCTTCCAGGCCGGTTGGAATTGATGACATCGGTATATTGCGCGAAAGTAAAAGAGGGAAATAGAACGAAAAGAAACAATAACTTTTTGATCATGGAAAATGTCCTTATAACTGGGTTTTTAATACTATTTTAAGATACGTTTGATGGGTTTACGGGACTAACAGTGTAAATTTGATACAATAACTAAGGTTATATGGTTTTATTACAAACGATTTTAATTGTCATATTAGTATACTACGGATTCAAATTACTTTTAAAGTGGTTGGCCCCGAAGCTGTTAAATTATGCAGTTAAAAAGACGAGCGAACGTTTTGGGCAACAATTTGGCAATGCCCAAGATTTTGATGGTCGCCAACACAACGAAGGGGAGACCGTTGTTTCCAAAAAGCCGCCCCGCAGGTCCAATCCCTCAAAAAAAGTTGGAGAATACATAGATTTTGAGGAAATTGATTAATATTTGCGCTATCAAAACCTATCCATGAACTTTTCTCCAAAGGCCATTATCACCCACATTTGTGTTATCGCTTTATTCATCCTTGCCTCGCTGGTCTACTTTTACCCGGTTTTGCAGGGTAAGGCCATTTATCAATCCGATATCGCCCAGTACAAGGGCATGGCCCAGGAACGGGACGCTTATAAGGATGTAACGGGCGAGGAATCCTATTGGACGAACAGTGCGTTTGGTGGTATGCCCACCTATCAATTGGGGGCCAATTATCCGCACAATTACGTAAAGGAACTGGACCGTTTGATTCGGTTTTTGCCAAGACCTGCCGATTATCTTTTTCTGTATTTGATAGGTTTTTACATTCTGCTGTTATGCTTAAAGGTCGATTTTAGGTTGGCGGCCTTGGGTGCCATTGCCTTTGGATTTTCCACCTATATGATCATTATTCTTGGTGTGGGACACAATGCAAAGGCACATGCATTGGGCTACATTCCGATGGTTCTGGGGGGAATCGTGCTCGTTTTTCGAAAAAAATATATCATAGGATTTATACTGACCGCATTGGCCATGGCCTTGGAAATCAATGCCAATCACTACCAAATGACGTACTATTTTATGCTCTTGGTACTGGTGATGGGATTGGTGTATCTTATTTATGCCATCAAGGAAAAAGAGTTGAAGCACTACTTTGCTTCGGTAGGTATTTTGATCTTGGCCGTAGCGCTTTCCATTTTTACCAATGCCACCAGCCTGATGGCCACCAAGGAATATGCGGATTGGAGTACGCGTGGCAAATCGGAGCTCACCATAAACCCGGATGGGAGCGAGAAGGAACTCTCCACAGGGTTGGACAAGGAATATATTACGCAATACAGCTACGGAATCGCCGAGTCGCTCAATCTATTTGCGCCCCGATTGTTCGGAGGTTCGGGTGGTGAGGATTTGGGCAAGGATTCCAAAGCCTACGAATATTTGACAGAGCAGGGCCTAACACCGACCAAGGCCGCCGAGTTTTCGAGCAGTTTGCCTTTGTATTGGGGAGACCAGCCCATAGTGGCCGCACCTGCCTACGTGGGGGCCATTGTGTTCTTCTTGTTCATGTTGGGCGTTTTTCTGGTGGATGGCAAAAAGAAATGGTGGTTGTTATCGGGTGCCATTTTATCCCTATTGCTTTCTTGGGGGAAAAACTTTCCGGTGCTCACCAATTTTATGATCGATTACTTCCCATTATACAACAAATTTAGGGCCGTTTCGTCCATTCAAGTAGTGTTGGAACTGTGTTTGCCTGTGTTGGGGGTTCTGGGGATTCGGGAATTGTTCAAATCTTCCGTGGAGCAAAAGGAAAAATTGAAAGCATTGAAGCTGAGCTTTTTTGTTTCGGTGGGACTTGGTATTGTAATTTTATTATTGAAGGGCTTCTTCGATTTTGAAGGGATGCGAGACGAAACCTATCGTGGCTATTTTGGAGATGAATTGATGACAATGATTCAGCGAGATCGTGAAGCCGTCTACGTGAACGATACCATCCGTTCCCTGATTTACGTTGCTTTGGCCGCCGCAGCGCTCTGGTTCTTTATCAAGGACAAAATCAACAAGAACCTATTGGTCTTTGCCTTGGGCGCCCTAATCCTGTTTGATTTGATAGGGGTGAACCTTAGGTATGTGAACGAGGATGATTTTGTGCGTCAGCGTCAGGTAAACGAGCCGTTCCAAGAGAACCAAATAGATCAAATGATCCAACAGGACGATTCCATCTATCGGGTTTTCGACCCTCAAGAGGGAATCAATGGGGCACGGACGTCCTATTTCCATAAATCCATTGGTGGGTATCATGCGGCGAAACCAAGGGCGCTACAGAATTTGTTCGAGTACCATTTGTACCGGAACAATCTTCAGGTGTTGAATATGTTGAACGTAAAGTACATTGTTCAACAAGATGAGGAAGGAAACAGTTACCCTGCCGTTAACCCCGATGCCAATGGCAATGCTTGGTTTGTGGATCAGTTGGTGCCTGTTTCCTCTGCCGATGAGGAAATAAAAAAGTTGGGAGATTTCAATTCCAAAAACCAGGCAGTGGTAAACACCAAGGAGTATCCAGAATTGACCAAGCTTCGGTACACGGTGGATTCTACAGCACG from Flagellimonas oceani encodes the following:
- a CDS encoding DUF4834 family protein gives rise to the protein MVLLQTILIVILVYYGFKLLLKWLAPKLLNYAVKKTSERFGQQFGNAQDFDGRQHNEGETVVSKKPPRRSNPSKKVGEYIDFEEID
- a CDS encoding YfhO family protein, which encodes MNFSPKAIITHICVIALFILASLVYFYPVLQGKAIYQSDIAQYKGMAQERDAYKDVTGEESYWTNSAFGGMPTYQLGANYPHNYVKELDRLIRFLPRPADYLFLYLIGFYILLLCLKVDFRLAALGAIAFGFSTYMIIILGVGHNAKAHALGYIPMVLGGIVLVFRKKYIIGFILTALAMALEINANHYQMTYYFMLLVLVMGLVYLIYAIKEKELKHYFASVGILILAVALSIFTNATSLMATKEYADWSTRGKSELTINPDGSEKELSTGLDKEYITQYSYGIAESLNLFAPRLFGGSGGEDLGKDSKAYEYLTEQGLTPTKAAEFSSSLPLYWGDQPIVAAPAYVGAIVFFLFMLGVFLVDGKKKWWLLSGAILSLLLSWGKNFPVLTNFMIDYFPLYNKFRAVSSIQVVLELCLPVLGVLGIRELFKSSVEQKEKLKALKLSFFVSVGLGIVILLLKGFFDFEGMRDETYRGYFGDELMTMIQRDREAVYVNDTIRSLIYVALAAAALWFFIKDKINKNLLVFALGALILFDLIGVNLRYVNEDDFVRQRQVNEPFQENQIDQMIQQDDSIYRVFDPQEGINGARTSYFHKSIGGYHAAKPRALQNLFEYHLYRNNLQVLNMLNVKYIVQQDEEGNSYPAVNPDANGNAWFVDQLVPVSSADEEIKKLGDFNSKNQAVVNTKEYPELTKLRYTVDSTARIDLVEYRPDYLKYSYNNANDGFAVFSEMHYPYGWNAFIDGKPAVHYKVDYALRGMKVPAGQHEIEFKFEPEVVETGSQITLAANILLGLIIVGGLGFTLFRSKKEAS
- a CDS encoding transporter — translated: MIKKLLFLFVLFPSFTFAQYTDVINSNRPGRAASAYAVGKNVVQAEIGMLYEQQDNADLNSDSNIFGADYAFRYGLLFEELEVIAEGSFITQNITYPDLGIEGNLTNFSRNRVGLKYLVFDPYKNPERSKPNLYSWRANNLFQWKNLIPAVSVYGGANFVVGDNPFYPGEPTVSYRGGIQTQSRLSPRFVLISNIAYDRITTDFPEWRYALSVTHAFRDPRWSVFFEGQGISGDRYSDIILRTGVARLINPNFQADFHLGSNFKSDPSRIFVVLGFSYRLDFHKDELIPINEQQSGMNGKIKKNANKKSKRRNKKNGGGIDF
- a CDS encoding GNAT family N-acetyltransferase, translated to MVSVKQVQSKSDLKRFVKFPFSLYKDSPYWVPPIIKDEMASFDKDENPVFKTADAQFFLAYRDNKIVGRVAAIINWLEVKEQGLKKMRFGWFDFVDDLEVSKALLDKVREIGQENQLDYMEGPVGFSNLDKVGVLTEGFDHIGSMITWYNHPYYQSHYEKHGFTVEKKYSESKFLAANADPKLFAKANILIKKRYGLRELNFEKSSEIMPWVDKMFDLFNDSYAKLSSFVKITDIQKEYFKKKYISFINPEYIKFVVDEEDNLVAFAIVMPSFSEALQKANGKLFPFGVFHLLSARKNSKDAIFYLIGIHPKYQNKGVTSIIFNEYYHTFKKRGVVNCIRTPELEDNVAIHQMWKHFDPKVIKRRRTYVKDL